In the Triticum aestivum cultivar Chinese Spring chromosome 2B, IWGSC CS RefSeq v2.1, whole genome shotgun sequence genome, CAGCTGACGAATTCGTTTCAACAATAGTTTACCATTGTGCATAATAGCAGCACAAGCAAAAAAGAATTATAGTGCACCACCAGTCCGCCATGCTAAAAGTCAAAAACAATAGGCTCGTTAACATCACAGCATAAACTTGGAGCATCAGATCAGAAAGAAACACAGCACTACATGAAACACAGTGCGGAAACAACAATGCAGTTATTTTACTGCCTGGTGGATGTGTATAATTTCACCGAGGAAGAGAGCTCATCGAAAGGCGAGCGAGCAAGCGGTAAAACACCTCAAAGTTGCTCACGGAAACTGAAATTCGTGAAACAAGAGAGGATACCCCAACTTCAAGTCCCTATTATTAGGAACTTCAAAACCCTAGAAAAGAAACTTGGGATCCCATGGTGGGAGCGAGATGCCGCTCGTGCCACCTATTCAAGGGTTCTTGACGATGAAGTTCTGGCGGCTGATGGGGTTCATGATGACCGGCGGCCCAGCGGTGCGAGGCCAGGCCTGGAACTTGGCATCCGTGGCCTGAAACCACTCCTTGTCGGTCGCGGTCTTGCAAACAGTGCCTATTTCCAAAAGTAAGAAGCAGCGATTAGATGGATTCTTACAAGAGGTTAGGCACAGGCATCCTACGGGCATATATGTAACAGCATGGTACTACTCACCTCCAAAGATCTTCTTGTCAGAAACGGTCGTGTCGCAGACGTACGCAATGCCAAAGGATCCGACCAGGGCGCCGATGATGTACTTTGTCGCCATTGCTACTGCACAGTGAAGAGATGGGACATATATATtgtcaaatactccctctgtccgaaaatacttgtcatcaaaatgaagaAAAAGGGttgtatgtagatg is a window encoding:
- the LOC123042819 gene encoding uncharacterized protein; translation: MATKYIIGALVGSFGIAYVCDTTVSDKKIFGGTVCKTATDKEWFQATDAKFQAWPRTAGPPVIMNPISRQNFIVKNP